The Gemmatirosa kalamazoonensis nucleotide sequence CGGCGGCGCGGTCATCGCGCGCGTGTGGGTGCGACTCGGTGCGCTGGCGCCGGCCGACGTCGCGGTGGAGCTCGTGACGCCGTCGCGCGGCGGGTGTCGCATGTGGTGCGAGCAGTCGTACCACAACGGGAGCTTCGCCTACACGGCCAGCATGGCGCGCGTGGCAGACGAGACCGAGGACACACCCGAGACGTGGACGGTGCGCGTCACGCCCGCGCGTCGGTGGATTGGCGTGCACGGCCTTCCGCCGGTCGTCGGCGGAGTCGCCCGCGTCACTTCCGGATCAGGTCCAGCGAGAGCGCCAGCCTCACATACTCGGTGCGGTGCGTGATGCCCAGCTTCTTCTCGATGCGCTGCTTATAGGTGTCGACCGTCTTGGGACTGATGTCGAGCTGCTGGCCGATCTCCACGCCGCTGTAGCCTTCGGCCATCAAGGTGACGACACGCTGCTCACGCTCGCTCAGCGACTGGAAGGCGAGCCGCCGCGCGTCCGGCGCGGCACTCTGGCGTACGGACCCCGCCAACAGACGCGCCACGTGCGGCCGCACGTACGTGTCGCCGGACGCGACCACGCGAATCGCCGCCACGAGCTCGCGACCCGCGGCCTCCTTCGACAGGTAGCCGGTCGCGCCGTCCTTGAGGAGCGGGATCAGCTGGTCTTCCTCGGCATGCATGCTCAGGATGAGTACCTTCGGCGGATGCTCGAGCGCACACAGCGCACGCGTCGCCGTCGCGCCGTCGCCGCCGGGCATGTCCAGGTCCAGCACGACGACGTCGGGTGCGAGCTGCTCGGCCAGCGCGACGGCCTCGACTCCGTTCGACCCGTCGCCCACGACGGTGACGTCCGGCGTCTTCTCCAGGAGCGCCCGAAGCCCCACCCGTAACACGGCGTGATCGTCGACGAGCACCACGCGCACGGGCGCCTCGCGCAGGCTCACGCCGCGCCGCGCGTAAGGGCGTGCGGCGAGCGCCGCGGCCACTGCCTGCAGGGAGTCGGCCGATCCCGAGCCGGCCGGTGGAACAACGGACATTGCGACCTCCAACGAGACGTGTACAACGCGCACGGCGACGGGGCCGTGCGTCGAGCACTTGCCGGAGCGGTCACGGCTGCTCCGGCAACACGAACGTGAACGTGCTGCCGACGCCCGGTCGGCTCTCGACCTCGATACGTCCGCCATGCCCCTCGGCGATGCCCTGCGCGATGACGAGGCCGAGCCCCGCCCCGCCGCGCCCCGTCTCATGGGCCTGCCAGAACCGGTCGAACAATCTCGGCATGTTCTCGGGGGCGATGCCACAGCCGGTGTCCTCGACCCGGAACCGGACAGCGTTGTCACCTCGGCTCACCGCGAGCGAGACGCGACCGCCGCGCGGCGTGAACTTGATCGCGTTCCCCACCAGGTTGCCGACCGCCTGCACGACCCGATCGACGTCGGCGTCGACCCACAGCGCCGACTCCGTCCGCTCGACCACCAGCGTCACGCCAGCGCCCGCCGCGGACGGCGCGAACATCGACCAGAGCATCTCCGTGATCGCCTGCGCGGTCATCGGCTCCCGATGGATGGTCAGCCCCCCGGCTTCGATCGCCGTGACGTCGAGCAGGTCCCGGATGATGCGCAGCGCCCACTCGCTCGATCGCACGATGGCGCTCGCCAGAACGGACGGATCGCCGCTCCCGTCGAGCAGCGCGTTCCCCGACACCGCGATGGCGGTGAGCGGGCTGCGCAGGTCGTGCGAGACCATGCCGAGGACCTCGTCGCGGACACGCGTCGCTCGCTCCGCTGCGGCGCGCGCCTCGCGTTCCCGCACTAGCAATCCCTCGCGCTCGCGGCGCAGGCGTTGACGTTCGATCGCGTGCCGAACGGCGTGGCGCACGACGCGCCCGTCGTCCTGTCGCTTGGTCAGATAGTCCTGCGCGCCGGCCTTCACGGCCGCGACCGCGAGCGCGTCGTCGGCGGCTTCCGCCATCACCACGACCGGGACGTCGGGTGCCGCGGCGACCAGGGTCGCCACGCCGGCGAGGCCGCGGCCATCAGGCAGCGACAGGTCGA carries:
- a CDS encoding ATP-binding response regulator, yielding MITSSTDRAAPAAPPTTHDAPRRLRVLLVEHDAADAATIAGYFGDCAECRSTGDVERVSRMAQACERLARLRFDVVLFDLSLPDGRGLAGVATLVAAAPDVPVVVMAEAADDALAVAAVKAGAQDYLTKRQDDGRVVRHAVRHAIERQRLRREREGLLVREREARAAAERATRVRDEVLGMVSHDLRSPLTAIAVSGNALLDGSGDPSVLASAIVRSSEWALRIIRDLLDVTAIEAGGLTIHREPMTAQAITEMLWSMFAPSAAGAGVTLVVERTESALWVDADVDRVVQAVGNLVGNAIKFTPRGGRVSLAVSRGDNAVRFRVEDTGCGIAPENMPRLFDRFWQAHETGRGGAGLGLVIAQGIAEGHGGRIEVESRPGVGSTFTFVLPEQP
- a CDS encoding response regulator, with amino-acid sequence MSVVPPAGSGSADSLQAVAAALAARPYARRGVSLREAPVRVVLVDDHAVLRVGLRALLEKTPDVTVVGDGSNGVEAVALAEQLAPDVVVLDLDMPGGDGATATRALCALEHPPKVLILSMHAEEDQLIPLLKDGATGYLSKEAAGRELVAAIRVVASGDTYVRPHVARLLAGSVRQSAAPDARRLAFQSLSEREQRVVTLMAEGYSGVEIGQQLDISPKTVDTYKQRIEKKLGITHRTEYVRLALSLDLIRK